GAGTTCGCTCCATTTGCCCAGCGCACGGTCCTTGACCCCCGACACGCGCGAGGTGGTCGACGACTTGGCGGTTTCGGCCACGTCTTCGGCAGTCTTCTTCGCCTGCTTCTCGGCCTTTTCGCCATCCTTCACCAGCGAATCGAACAGCTTCGGACCGTCCTGGTCGATCTTGGAGTAGATACCCAGGCCAGCCAACCAGATCTTGCGCGAGTATTTCTCGACGCCGCCGATCCAGGAACTGCCTTCTTTCTCGGTGTTCTTCTTGCCAGCCATCCTGCTCTCCTTATGGTTTGTGCGCGACGCGCTCGAGCAGCTCGTGCAGCTGTTCAAGCTTGATGGACAACGCCTCAACGTCATGTTTAGACGGAATGCCGAGGCGATTCAAGGCGCGACCAACCCGTGCGTCGAAGGCCCGCTCGATTTTATCCAGCTGCGCCTCGACCCGACCGGGCACGCGGGTGACTTCCTGGGTGGCTTCGTCGAGCTGGGTGTTGGCCGCGTCGACGGCCTTGCCGATGCGCTTCTTGCCGCGCTTCTCGACGCCTTCTCCGGCCTTGACCAGCTCCTTGAAGTAGTCGGAACCTTCCTGGCCGACGCGGGCGTAGGCACCGATGCCTGCCAGCCAGATCTTGCGCGCGTAGCCGCGCACCTCGCCCAGGGTGCTGCCTTGGGCATCGTCTTTTTGCTTGAGATTCACTTTGGCCATGCTCTGCACCTCATGCTCAGTGGAAGGAGGGAGACACTGCCCGGGGGACGGGCTTGAGCGTGAAGGTAGGCGGAAAAATTAGAATGCTCACCCTAAGGTGCGGGACTTCAGGGTGCTCGACGTTGGTGTTGCAGCATCTTTGAGATCGAGCGCCGCCCGCGCGGCGCTCGATAGTCAGGGCTGCACACACCTCTCGCCATGAACGTCCTTCAGGCCAGGGCCTTGTCCAGCGCCCGCTCGATCTCGCCCTTGATGCTACCGCTCATCATCGACAGCATCATGCCCAGCTTCAGCTCGACGCGGATGGTGTCCTCGCCGATGTGCACGCTGCCGTTGGCGCCACTGCGCGACACCTCGACGCGGTCGCCGTTCCAACGGGCCTTGAGGTCGTATTCGCGGGTCAGCCTGTCGACCAGCGCTTCGGCCTTGGCGCGGGCAGCCTCGCGGCCGAGGGAGTGTTTGCGTTCGACGCTGATCTGGGTCATGCGGGTGTTCCTGGATATGAAGACAATGGCCGCATTATGCCCCCACCCGCCCGGCGACACACCCTGCCAAGACAAAACCGCCCGATGCCCATAGAATGGCGGTAATTTTTTTCTGGTGAAGCGAAATGACCGACCAGCGCAAAGGCGACCACGCCGAACCCACCACCCACTTCGGCTACCAGGACGTGCCGGAAAGCCAGAAGGCGAAGAAAGTCGCCGAGGTCTTCCATTCCGTGGCCGCCAAGTACGACCTGATGAACGACGTGCTCTCCGGCGGCATGCACCGCCTGTGGAAGCGCTTCACCATCGAGCTGTCCGGTGTGCGCAGCGGCAACCGCGTGCTGGATATCGCCGGCGGTACCGGAGACCTGGCGGCCAAGTTCTCGCGCCTGGTCGGCCCGACCGGGCAA
The window above is part of the Pseudomonas muyukensis genome. Proteins encoded here:
- a CDS encoding phasin family protein — encoded protein: MAKVNLKQKDDAQGSTLGEVRGYARKIWLAGIGAYARVGQEGSDYFKELVKAGEGVEKRGKKRIGKAVDAANTQLDEATQEVTRVPGRVEAQLDKIERAFDARVGRALNRLGIPSKHDVEALSIKLEQLHELLERVAHKP
- a CDS encoding polyhydroxyalkanoic acid system family protein, whose amino-acid sequence is MTQISVERKHSLGREAARAKAEALVDRLTREYDLKARWNGDRVEVSRSGANGSVHIGEDTIRVELKLGMMLSMMSGSIKGEIERALDKALA